One genomic segment of Protaetiibacter intestinalis includes these proteins:
- the rpoB gene encoding DNA-directed RNA polymerase subunit beta, translating into MAAARSASSKNSPKNGRAASRLSFAKITDTLTVPDLLALQTESFDWLVGNEAWKARTGGTDTTGLDEIFEEISPIEDLGETMQLSFSQPELEEPKYSIEECKERGKTFAAPLYVNAEFMNHMTGEIKTQTVFMGDFPLMTEKGTFIINGTERVVVSQLVRSPGAYFDRTPEKTSDKDIFSARIIPSRGAWLEFEIDKRDQVGVRIDRKRKQSVTVFLKALGLTSEEILAAFPGYESIASTLEKDAILTKEEALKDIYRKLRPGEQVAAEAARALLDNFYFNPKRYDLAKVGRYKINRKLGLDAPLSDSVLTIDDIIATIKYLVALHAGETTLPGVRDGKKVELRLDTDDIDHFGNRRIRAVGELIQNQVRTGLSRMERVVRERMTTQDIEAITPQTLINVRPVVAAIKEFFGTSQLSQFMDQNNPLAGLTHKRRLSALGPGGLSRERAGVEVRDVHPSHYGRMCPIETPEGPNIGLIGSLASFARINSFGFIETPYRRVSGGKVSSTIDYLTASEEDDFVVAQANAPLNADGKFSEAKVLVRKKGGEVELVDADQVDYMDVSPRQMVSVATSLIPFLEHDDANRALMGANMQRQAVPLLRSESPLVGTGMEGYAAVDAGDVVTASKAGVVSEVSADVVTVQLDEGGTQDYYLRKFDRSNQGTSYNHRVLVNAGDRVEVGEVIADGPATENGELALGKNLLVAFMPWEGHNFEDAIILSQNLVKDDVLSSIHIEEYEVDARDTKLGKEEITRDLPNVSPELLADLDERGIIRIGAEVRPGDILVGKVTPKGETELSAEERLLRAIFNEKSREVRDTSLKVPHGEEGTIIAVKEFSAENDDELGSGVNQRVVVYIAQKRKITAGDKLAGRHGNKGVISKILPVEDMPFLADGTPVDVILNPLGIPGRMNFGQVLETHLGWVAKQGWKVDGSPKWAARLPKEAHEAAPNTKVATPVFDGALEEEIEGLLDSTTPNRDGVRMIDHTGKTVLFDGRSGEPFPEPISVGYMYILKLHHLVDDKIHARSTGPYSMITQQPLGGKAQFGGQRFGEMEVWALEAYGAAYALQELLTIKSDDILGRVKVYEAIVKGENIQEPGIPESFKVLIKEMQSLCLNVEVLAADGTAISLKDTDDEVFRAAEELGINISTRFESSSIDDI; encoded by the coding sequence TTGGCTGCTGCGCGCTCCGCATCCAGTAAGAATTCCCCCAAGAACGGTCGGGCCGCATCCCGGCTCTCGTTCGCGAAGATCACGGACACGCTGACGGTCCCCGACCTGCTGGCCCTCCAGACCGAGAGCTTCGACTGGCTCGTCGGCAACGAGGCCTGGAAGGCCCGGACCGGCGGCACCGACACCACGGGCCTCGACGAGATCTTCGAGGAGATCTCGCCCATCGAGGATCTCGGCGAGACGATGCAGCTGTCGTTCTCCCAGCCCGAGCTCGAGGAGCCCAAGTACTCCATCGAGGAGTGCAAGGAGCGCGGCAAGACCTTCGCCGCGCCGCTCTACGTGAACGCCGAGTTCATGAACCACATGACGGGCGAGATCAAGACCCAGACGGTCTTCATGGGCGACTTCCCGCTCATGACCGAGAAGGGCACCTTCATCATCAACGGCACCGAGCGTGTCGTCGTGTCGCAGCTCGTCCGCAGCCCGGGCGCCTACTTCGACCGCACCCCCGAGAAGACCTCCGACAAGGACATCTTCTCGGCGCGCATCATCCCGAGCCGCGGTGCGTGGCTCGAGTTCGAGATCGACAAGCGCGACCAGGTGGGCGTGCGCATCGACCGCAAGCGCAAGCAGTCGGTCACCGTGTTCCTCAAGGCCCTCGGCCTCACGAGCGAGGAGATCCTCGCCGCGTTCCCCGGCTACGAGTCGATCGCGTCGACGCTCGAGAAGGACGCCATCCTCACCAAGGAGGAGGCCCTCAAGGACATCTACCGCAAGCTCCGTCCGGGCGAGCAGGTGGCCGCCGAGGCCGCCCGCGCGCTGCTCGACAACTTCTACTTCAACCCGAAGCGCTACGACCTCGCCAAGGTGGGTCGCTACAAGATCAACCGCAAGCTCGGCCTCGACGCGCCGCTCAGCGACTCGGTGCTCACGATCGACGACATCATCGCGACGATCAAGTACCTCGTGGCGCTGCACGCCGGCGAGACCACCCTCCCGGGTGTGCGCGACGGCAAGAAGGTGGAGCTGCGTCTCGACACGGACGACATCGACCACTTCGGCAACCGTCGCATCCGCGCGGTCGGCGAGCTCATCCAGAACCAGGTGCGCACCGGCCTCAGCCGCATGGAGCGTGTCGTGCGCGAGCGCATGACCACCCAGGACATCGAGGCGATCACGCCGCAGACGCTCATCAACGTGCGTCCGGTCGTCGCCGCGATCAAGGAGTTCTTCGGCACCAGCCAGCTCTCCCAGTTCATGGACCAGAACAACCCGCTCGCGGGCCTCACCCACAAGCGTCGCCTGAGCGCGCTCGGCCCCGGCGGTCTGTCCCGTGAGCGCGCCGGCGTCGAGGTCCGTGACGTCCACCCGTCTCACTACGGCCGCATGTGCCCGATCGAGACCCCGGAAGGCCCGAACATCGGCCTCATCGGCTCGCTCGCGTCGTTCGCGCGCATCAACTCCTTCGGCTTCATCGAGACCCCGTACCGTCGGGTCTCGGGTGGCAAGGTGTCGAGCACGATCGACTACCTGACCGCCTCCGAGGAGGACGACTTCGTCGTCGCCCAGGCGAACGCCCCGCTGAACGCCGACGGCAAGTTCTCCGAGGCTAAGGTGCTCGTCCGCAAGAAGGGCGGCGAGGTCGAGCTCGTGGATGCCGACCAGGTCGACTACATGGACGTCTCGCCGCGCCAGATGGTGTCGGTCGCGACCTCGCTCATCCCGTTCCTCGAGCACGACGACGCGAACCGCGCCCTCATGGGTGCCAACATGCAGCGCCAGGCCGTGCCGCTGCTGCGTTCCGAGTCGCCGCTCGTCGGCACCGGCATGGAGGGCTACGCGGCCGTCGACGCCGGGGATGTCGTGACCGCCTCGAAGGCGGGCGTCGTCTCCGAGGTCTCGGCCGACGTCGTCACCGTGCAGCTCGACGAGGGCGGCACGCAGGACTACTACCTGCGCAAGTTCGACCGCTCCAACCAGGGCACGAGCTACAACCACCGGGTGCTCGTCAACGCGGGCGACCGGGTCGAGGTCGGCGAGGTCATCGCCGACGGCCCGGCCACCGAGAACGGCGAGCTCGCGCTCGGCAAGAACCTGCTCGTCGCGTTCATGCCGTGGGAGGGTCACAACTTCGAGGACGCCATCATCCTCAGCCAGAACCTGGTGAAGGACGACGTGCTCAGCTCGATCCACATCGAGGAGTACGAGGTCGACGCCCGCGACACGAAGCTCGGCAAGGAGGAGATCACCCGTGACCTCCCGAACGTGAGCCCCGAGCTGCTGGCCGACCTCGACGAGCGCGGCATCATCCGCATCGGCGCCGAGGTGCGCCCCGGCGACATCCTCGTCGGCAAGGTCACGCCGAAGGGCGAGACCGAGCTCTCGGCCGAGGAGCGCCTGCTGCGCGCCATCTTCAACGAGAAGAGCCGCGAGGTGCGCGACACCTCGCTCAAGGTTCCTCACGGTGAGGAGGGCACGATCATCGCCGTCAAGGAGTTCTCGGCGGAGAACGACGACGAGCTCGGCTCGGGCGTCAACCAGCGCGTCGTGGTCTACATCGCCCAGAAGCGCAAGATCACCGCGGGTGACAAGCTCGCCGGTCGTCACGGCAACAAGGGCGTCATCTCGAAGATCCTGCCGGTGGAGGACATGCCGTTCCTCGCGGACGGCACCCCGGTCGACGTGATCCTCAACCCGCTCGGCATCCCCGGTCGCATGAACTTCGGCCAGGTGCTCGAGACCCACCTCGGATGGGTCGCGAAGCAGGGCTGGAAGGTCGACGGCTCCCCGAAGTGGGCGGCGCGTCTGCCCAAGGAGGCGCACGAGGCCGCCCCGAACACCAAGGTCGCGACCCCGGTGTTCGACGGCGCGCTCGAGGAGGAGATCGAGGGTCTGCTCGACTCGACCACCCCGAACCGCGACGGCGTGCGGATGATCGACCACACCGGCAAGACGGTGCTGTTCGACGGCCGCTCGGGCGAGCCCTTCCCGGAGCCGATCTCGGTCGGCTACATGTACATCCTGAAGCTGCACCACCTCGTGGACGACAAGATCCACGCCCGCAGCACCGGCCCCTACTCGATGATCACCCAGCAGCCGCTCGGTGGTAAGGCGCAGTTCGGCGGCCAGCGCTTCGGTGAGATGGAGGTGTGGGCGCTCGAGGCCTACGGTGCCGCGTACGCGCTGCAGGAGCTCCTGACGATCAAGTCCGACGACATCCTCGGCCGCGTGAAGGTGTACGAGGCGATCGTCAAGGGCGAGAACATCCAGGAGCCCGGCATCCCCGAGAGCTTCAAGGTGCTCATCAAGGAGATGCAGTCGCTCTGCCTGAACGTCGAGGTGCTCGCCGCCGACGGCACGGCCATCAGCCTGAAGGACACGGATGACGAGGTCTTCCGTGCCGCCGAGGAGCTGGGCATCAACATCTCCACCCGCTTCGAGTCGTCGTCGATCGACGACATCTGA
- a CDS encoding head GIN domain-containing protein, translating to MTITTPTTRRALAAVAAFAVAGVALTGCVRLPSAAPLVTTEHEVSDEVHALRLENSGDVVVKLGDEPGLTVRAPESVVDRLTVEEQDGTLVLGIDGASLGEGRIRYTLTVRSFDELELEGAGDVRADFSAADTVRIRVDGSGDVRADDVDADEVSVEIEGSGDVRLDGRAADADYRVQGSGDIDAHELRLVDAVAEVGGSGDIALFATGSVRARIGGSGDIRVSGGASVTSEVSGSGDVIQL from the coding sequence ATGACCATCACCACCCCCACCACCCGCCGCGCCCTCGCCGCCGTCGCCGCGTTCGCCGTCGCCGGCGTCGCGCTCACCGGCTGCGTGCGTCTGCCGTCCGCCGCCCCGCTCGTCACGACCGAGCACGAGGTCTCGGACGAGGTGCACGCGCTGCGCCTCGAGAACTCGGGCGACGTCGTCGTGAAGCTGGGCGACGAGCCGGGGCTCACGGTGCGCGCCCCCGAGTCGGTCGTCGACCGGCTGACCGTCGAGGAGCAGGACGGCACCCTCGTGCTCGGCATCGACGGCGCCTCGCTCGGGGAGGGTCGCATCCGGTACACGCTCACCGTGCGCTCCTTCGACGAGCTGGAGCTCGAGGGCGCGGGCGATGTCCGCGCCGACTTCTCGGCCGCCGACACCGTGCGCATCCGGGTCGACGGCTCGGGCGATGTGCGCGCCGACGACGTCGACGCCGACGAGGTCTCGGTCGAGATCGAGGGCTCGGGCGACGTGCGCCTCGACGGCCGCGCCGCGGATGCCGACTACCGCGTGCAGGGCTCGGGCGACATCGACGCGCACGAGCTGCGCCTCGTCGACGCGGTCGCCGAGGTCGGCGGCTCCGGCGACATCGCCCTCTTCGCGACCGGTTCGGTGCGCGCCCGCATCGGCGGCTCGGGCGACATCCGGGTCTCGGGCGGTGCCTCCGTCACGAGCGAGGTCTCAGGCTCCGGCGACGTCATCCAGCTCTGA
- a CDS encoding spermidine synthase translates to MRAEVRPDRLTGGYELVVDGTPQSHVDLDDPTHLFFEYIARMGHVIDQLGDPGEPITALHLGAGALTIPRYIAATRPGSRQQVVELEPELVELVRRELPLPRDASIRVRYGDAREVLGRLPKGLLGQVELLVVDVFSGARTPAHVTSVEFYTECAAFLAPGGVLLANIADGQGAAFARGQAATLGMVFADTAVLGEAGVLKGRRFGNFVLVGSPAPLPLDWMPRLLAGGPHPAQLLHGRELRDWIAGARVVTDATAVASPPPGRNIFQIPPNR, encoded by the coding sequence ATGCGGGCCGAGGTGCGCCCCGACCGGCTCACCGGCGGCTACGAGCTCGTCGTCGACGGCACCCCCCAGTCGCACGTCGACCTCGACGACCCCACGCACCTCTTCTTCGAGTACATCGCGCGGATGGGGCACGTGATCGACCAGCTGGGCGACCCCGGCGAACCGATCACCGCACTGCACCTCGGGGCCGGGGCCCTCACCATCCCGCGCTACATCGCGGCCACCCGCCCGGGCTCGCGCCAGCAGGTGGTGGAGCTCGAGCCCGAGCTCGTGGAGCTCGTGCGGCGCGAGCTGCCGCTGCCGCGCGACGCCTCCATCCGGGTGCGCTACGGCGACGCGCGCGAGGTGCTCGGGCGCCTGCCGAAGGGGTTGCTCGGCCAGGTGGAGCTGCTCGTGGTCGACGTGTTCTCGGGCGCCCGCACCCCCGCGCACGTGACGAGCGTCGAGTTCTACACGGAGTGCGCGGCGTTCCTCGCGCCGGGCGGCGTGCTGCTCGCCAACATCGCCGACGGGCAGGGGGCGGCGTTCGCGCGCGGCCAGGCGGCCACACTCGGGATGGTGTTCGCCGACACCGCGGTGCTCGGCGAGGCGGGCGTGCTGAAGGGACGCCGCTTCGGCAACTTCGTGCTCGTCGGCTCGCCCGCGCCGCTGCCGCTCGACTGGATGCCGCGCCTGCTCGCCGGCGGACCGCATCCGGCCCAGCTGCTGCACGGGCGCGAGCTGCGCGACTGGATCGCGGGGGCGCGCGTCGTGACGGATGCGACGGCCGTGGCGTCTCCTCCCCCGGGTCGCAACATCTTCCAGATCCCCCCGAATCGGTGA
- a CDS encoding SprT-like domain-containing protein, whose protein sequence is MAELTRVRTWADALIRLHLDDGWSFAFDHAKTRAGLCNFTAKRISVSRYIAQRSDDDEIHQVLLHEVAHAIAGPKAGHGASWKRIADELGYAGGRTHDGPVPNELAPWVGTCPNGHVSYRYRRPTRPTSCGVCSRRFDPALRIAWVRR, encoded by the coding sequence ATGGCTGAGCTCACGCGCGTGCGCACCTGGGCCGACGCCCTCATCCGTCTGCACCTCGACGACGGCTGGAGCTTCGCCTTCGACCACGCCAAGACGCGGGCCGGGCTGTGCAACTTCACGGCGAAGCGCATCTCGGTCTCGCGCTACATCGCGCAGCGCTCCGACGACGACGAGATCCACCAGGTGCTGCTGCACGAGGTGGCGCACGCGATCGCGGGGCCGAAGGCCGGCCACGGGGCGAGCTGGAAGCGCATCGCCGACGAGCTCGGCTACGCGGGCGGGCGCACGCACGACGGGCCGGTGCCGAACGAGCTCGCGCCGTGGGTGGGCACCTGCCCGAACGGGCACGTGAGCTACCGCTACCGCCGCCCCACCCGGCCCACCTCGTGCGGGGTGTGCTCGCGGCGCTTCGACCCGGCCCTGCGGATCGCGTGGGTACGGCGGTGA
- a CDS encoding CGNR zinc finger domain-containing protein yields the protein MFDAGALSLDFAYAGELDAWVARRYPAVDAASITDGERRDAQLLREAILRLAAASVDDSPAAADDVDTLNLFAASPDVPPALAGGRRQAGASRIRTTQALSSVARDAVGVLDPDARARLKRCAADDCRRVFHDESRTGTRRWCSMQTCGNRAKVRAHRERARTA from the coding sequence GTGTTCGACGCGGGAGCCCTCAGCCTCGACTTCGCCTATGCCGGCGAGCTCGACGCCTGGGTCGCCCGGCGCTACCCCGCCGTCGATGCGGCGTCGATCACCGACGGCGAGCGGCGCGACGCGCAGCTGCTGCGCGAGGCGATCCTGCGGCTCGCCGCGGCCTCCGTCGACGACAGCCCCGCCGCGGCCGACGACGTCGACACGCTCAACCTCTTCGCGGCATCCCCCGACGTGCCGCCCGCACTCGCCGGCGGTCGTCGCCAGGCCGGCGCGAGCCGCATCCGCACCACCCAGGCGCTCTCGAGCGTCGCCCGGGACGCGGTCGGCGTGCTCGATCCGGACGCCCGCGCGCGGCTCAAGCGCTGCGCGGCCGACGACTGCCGCCGGGTGTTCCACGACGAATCGCGCACCGGCACCCGGCGCTGGTGCTCGATGCAGACGTGCGGCAACCGGGCCAAGGTGCGCGCCCACCGCGAGCGCGCGCGCACCGCGTGA
- a CDS encoding DUF427 domain-containing protein gives MFQAKLGDQVIAQAEEADVIHIEGNVYFPPSSVVEGVLRDSPTPYTCPWKGECQYLSVRDGEQWLTDRAWTYPDPYPTAIEKVGRDFSGYVAFWKDVRVSEA, from the coding sequence ATGTTCCAGGCGAAGCTCGGAGACCAGGTCATCGCGCAGGCCGAGGAGGCCGACGTCATCCACATCGAGGGGAACGTCTACTTCCCGCCCTCCTCGGTCGTCGAGGGTGTGCTGCGCGACAGCCCCACCCCCTACACCTGCCCCTGGAAGGGCGAGTGCCAGTACCTGAGCGTGCGCGACGGCGAGCAGTGGCTCACCGACCGCGCGTGGACCTACCCCGATCCGTACCCGACGGCGATCGAGAAGGTGGGTCGCGACTTCAGCGGCTACGTCGCCTTCTGGAAGGACGTGCGGGTCTCCGAGGCCTGA
- a CDS encoding 2-phosphosulfolactate phosphatase, with the protein MSSPRVQSYYQVRFEWGAEGAAAVADGVHAIVWVDELGAEQVPALPVDVVAGSLRHADAVARWSLERQAELGGRFVVAVVAAGARQDDGSLRFTVEDLLAAGAVIDAIAELGIDHQSPEAAAAASAYSGLRNATRHLVTASVSARELGATSLDLTPAAVEFLHSPA; encoded by the coding sequence ATGAGTTCTCCGCGCGTGCAGTCGTACTACCAGGTCCGCTTCGAGTGGGGTGCCGAGGGCGCCGCCGCGGTGGCCGACGGCGTGCACGCGATCGTCTGGGTGGATGAGCTGGGCGCCGAGCAGGTGCCGGCGCTGCCCGTGGACGTGGTGGCCGGGTCGCTGCGTCACGCGGATGCCGTGGCCCGCTGGTCGCTCGAGCGGCAGGCCGAGCTGGGCGGCCGGTTCGTGGTCGCGGTGGTCGCGGCCGGGGCCCGGCAGGACGACGGCTCGCTGCGCTTCACGGTCGAGGATCTGCTCGCCGCGGGCGCCGTCATCGACGCGATCGCCGAGCTCGGCATCGACCACCAGTCCCCCGAGGCGGCGGCGGCCGCATCCGCCTACTCGGGCCTGCGCAACGCCACCCGCCACCTCGTCACCGCCTCCGTCTCGGCCCGCGAGCTCGGCGCCACCTCCCTCGACCTGACCCCCGCCGCCGTCGAGTTCCTGCACTCCCCGGCGTGA
- a CDS encoding DEAD/DEAH box helicase translates to MTTDFRTLGVPAPLVAALAADGKTEAFPIQADTLPDTLAGRDVLGRGRTGSGKTIAFALPLVARLGTKLAGGGRRGGLPLGLVLAPTRELATQIATTIAPLAEAYGLRVTTIYGGVSQNRQVEALRAGVDIVVACPGRLEDLMGQKLVRLDAIEITVIDEADHMADLGFLPGVTRILAATPEGGQRLLFSATLDNGVDKLVTRFLDQPVLHSVDEAHSPVAAMTHHVFSVEGVEAKKELVQALASGTSRRILFMRTKHHAKRLAQQLTASGIPAVDLHGNLSQPQRDRNLAAFSDGSVRVLVATDVAARGVHVDDVELVVHVDPPMEHKAYLHRSGRTARAGSAGDVVTVVMPGQEKDLAQLMRKAAITATPERVTATSDAVTALVGEVAEYVKPAPKEPRQQQGGGGRSQGANAQRKRAARAEREAAQPRADRPRRDRSGRPAAKQQRAAGSASGQTRSGGGRSATTRGGSATVYSSSSSAPQGNPRRGGRRAARPAG, encoded by the coding sequence ATGACCACCGACTTCCGCACGCTCGGCGTGCCCGCCCCCCTCGTCGCCGCCCTCGCAGCCGACGGCAAGACCGAGGCGTTCCCCATCCAGGCCGACACCCTGCCCGACACCCTCGCCGGGCGCGACGTGCTCGGCCGCGGCCGCACCGGCTCCGGCAAGACCATCGCCTTCGCGCTGCCGCTCGTGGCGCGCCTCGGCACCAAGCTCGCCGGCGGCGGGCGCCGCGGCGGCCTGCCGCTCGGCCTCGTGCTCGCCCCCACCCGCGAGCTCGCCACCCAGATCGCCACCACCATCGCCCCGCTCGCCGAGGCGTACGGCCTGCGCGTCACCACCATCTACGGCGGCGTCTCCCAGAACCGCCAGGTGGAGGCGCTGCGCGCCGGCGTCGACATCGTCGTCGCCTGCCCCGGCCGCCTCGAGGACCTCATGGGCCAGAAGCTCGTGCGACTCGACGCCATCGAGATCACCGTCATCGACGAGGCCGACCACATGGCCGACCTCGGCTTCCTGCCGGGCGTCACCCGCATCCTCGCGGCCACACCCGAGGGCGGGCAGCGGCTGCTGTTCTCGGCCACGCTCGACAACGGCGTCGACAAGCTCGTCACGCGCTTCCTCGACCAGCCCGTGCTGCACTCGGTCGACGAGGCCCACTCCCCCGTCGCCGCGATGACCCACCACGTGTTCTCGGTCGAGGGCGTCGAGGCCAAGAAGGAGCTCGTGCAGGCGCTCGCCTCCGGCACCAGCCGCCGCATCCTCTTCATGCGCACCAAGCACCACGCCAAGCGGCTCGCCCAGCAGCTCACGGCATCCGGCATCCCGGCCGTCGACCTGCACGGCAACCTGTCGCAGCCGCAGCGCGACCGCAACCTGGCCGCGTTCTCGGACGGCTCGGTGCGCGTGCTCGTCGCCACCGATGTCGCGGCGCGCGGCGTGCACGTGGACGACGTGGAGCTCGTCGTGCACGTCGACCCGCCCATGGAGCACAAGGCGTACCTTCACCGCTCGGGCCGCACGGCGCGCGCCGGCAGCGCGGGCGACGTCGTGACGGTCGTCATGCCCGGCCAGGAGAAGGACCTCGCGCAGCTCATGCGGAAGGCCGCCATCACGGCGACGCCCGAGCGCGTGACCGCGACGTCGGATGCCGTGACGGCGCTCGTCGGCGAGGTCGCGGAGTACGTGAAGCCGGCCCCGAAGGAGCCGCGCCAGCAGCAGGGCGGCGGCGGACGCAGCCAGGGCGCCAACGCCCAGCGCAAGCGCGCGGCGCGTGCCGAGCGCGAGGCGGCGCAGCCGCGGGCCGACCGTCCGCGGCGTGACCGCTCGGGGCGTCCGGCGGCGAAGCAGCAGCGTGCCGCGGGATCCGCCTCCGGGCAGACCCGCTCGGGTGGAGGCCGTTCGGCCACCACGCGCGGCGGCAGCGCCACCGTCTACAGCTCGTCGAGCTCAGCGCCGCAGGGCAACCCGCGCCGCGGGGGCCGCCGCGCGGCGCGCCCCGCGGGCTGA
- a CDS encoding NUDIX hydrolase family protein, whose translation MSTVGAGIPEPPRDEPNSAWLNDEELAWVRGRMPLLYVEAVPVRVDGLGIVTHVGVLLRANPVGEITRTLVSGRVMYGETIRDALFRHLEKDLGPMAFPQLPTSPVPFQVAEYFPIPGLSAYVDDRQHAVSLAFVVPVTGTCEPRQDALELTWVTPAEASARTFHDEMEGGRGTLLRAALASAGVLG comes from the coding sequence ATGAGCACCGTGGGCGCCGGCATCCCCGAACCTCCCCGCGACGAGCCGAACTCGGCGTGGCTGAACGACGAGGAGCTCGCGTGGGTGCGCGGGCGGATGCCGCTGCTCTACGTCGAGGCGGTTCCGGTGCGCGTCGACGGGCTCGGCATCGTCACGCACGTGGGCGTGCTGCTGCGGGCCAACCCGGTCGGCGAGATCACCCGCACGCTCGTCTCGGGTCGCGTCATGTACGGCGAGACGATCCGCGACGCGCTGTTCCGGCACCTCGAGAAGGACCTCGGTCCGATGGCGTTCCCGCAGCTGCCGACGAGCCCGGTGCCGTTCCAGGTGGCCGAGTACTTCCCCATCCCGGGGCTGTCGGCGTACGTCGACGACCGCCAGCACGCGGTGTCGCTCGCCTTCGTCGTGCCGGTCACCGGCACGTGCGAGCCCCGTCAGGACGCGCTCGAGCTCACCTGGGTGACGCCCGCCGAGGCCTCGGCGCGCACCTTCCACGACGAGATGGAGGGCGGACGCGGCACGCTGCTGCGCGCGGCCCTCGCCTCCGCGGGCGTGCTCGGCTGA
- a CDS encoding alpha/beta hydrolase → MTELSIDPDLVQWSVEPAARRGRPLVILLHGRGSDERDLAGLAELLPAEFVYASLRAPHPFGPGFAWFDDAVEVPGDPRMASADAAADAVLAWLHGLGWMPPAVGAAGFSQGGAIATHLLRQGYGRVEFAVNMSGFVVGGTHPGDDRLVREPPPVYWGRGGVDPFFSPELIARAEAWLPFHTSLESAVYPGVGHTVPDAMLRDVVEFLRARATD, encoded by the coding sequence GTGACGGAGCTGTCGATCGACCCGGACCTCGTGCAGTGGAGTGTGGAGCCGGCGGCCCGCCGCGGTCGCCCCCTCGTGATCCTGCTGCACGGCCGCGGTTCCGACGAGCGCGACCTGGCCGGCCTCGCCGAGCTGCTGCCCGCCGAGTTCGTGTACGCCTCGCTGCGTGCGCCGCACCCATTCGGTCCGGGCTTCGCGTGGTTCGACGACGCGGTCGAGGTGCCGGGCGACCCGCGCATGGCGTCCGCCGACGCGGCCGCGGATGCCGTGCTCGCCTGGCTGCACGGGCTCGGCTGGATGCCGCCCGCGGTCGGCGCGGCGGGCTTCTCGCAGGGCGGCGCGATCGCCACCCACCTGCTGCGGCAGGGGTACGGCCGCGTCGAGTTCGCGGTGAACATGTCGGGGTTCGTCGTCGGCGGCACGCACCCGGGCGACGACCGGCTCGTGCGCGAGCCCCCGCCCGTCTACTGGGGGCGCGGCGGGGTCGACCCGTTCTTCTCCCCCGAACTCATCGCGCGCGCGGAGGCGTGGCTGCCCTTCCACACCTCGCTCGAGTCGGCCGTCTACCCGGGCGTCGGGCACACCGTGCCGGACGCCATGCTGCGCGACGTGGTCGAGTTCCTGCGGGCGCGCGCGACGGACTAG
- a CDS encoding DUF2510 domain-containing protein: MSSPDAALPAEGWHPDPADAARERWWDGVAWTEFTREAPPVPGPIARRIHVREQIHRPPDASTRAVAWIAWSPGWIVFVLLPIALLGLASALASLLVPTLAGLIVGVLLALAWRDRRQLYDRGFPRRPALAWMLLGPVGYLVARWRALGEGRTEIVLCVAQLALIGVGWFIYEAITLGLGALGERLSETP; the protein is encoded by the coding sequence ATGTCGTCACCGGATGCCGCACTCCCCGCCGAGGGATGGCATCCGGACCCGGCGGATGCGGCGCGCGAGCGCTGGTGGGATGGCGTCGCCTGGACCGAGTTCACCCGCGAGGCGCCGCCCGTGCCGGGGCCGATCGCCCGCCGCATCCACGTGCGCGAGCAGATCCACCGCCCACCCGACGCATCCACCCGCGCCGTCGCCTGGATCGCCTGGTCTCCCGGCTGGATCGTCTTCGTGCTGCTGCCGATCGCCCTGCTGGGGCTCGCGAGCGCGCTCGCCTCGCTGCTCGTGCCGACCCTCGCCGGGCTCATCGTCGGCGTCCTGCTGGCCCTCGCCTGGCGTGACCGGCGGCAGCTCTACGACCGCGGCTTCCCGCGCCGGCCTGCGCTCGCCTGGATGCTGCTCGGGCCGGTCGGCTACCTCGTGGCCCGGTGGCGCGCGCTCGGCGAGGGGCGGACCGAGATCGTGCTGTGCGTCGCGCAGCTCGCGCTCATCGGTGTCGGCTGGTTCATCTACGAGGCGATCACCCTGGGGCTCGGGGCGTTGGGCGAGCGGCTGTCCGAGACACCGTGA